A DNA window from Mycobacterium sp. IDR2000157661 contains the following coding sequences:
- the corA gene encoding magnesium/cobalt transporter CorA, whose protein sequence is MPSFRSLPPSLRPVAKSKSGGFDADSIHVPVARATVDCGIYCEGARLPGKYTHGAAQDKVEELRGEGRDAFVWFGLHEPDDHQMQAVADEYGLHPLAVEDAVHAHQRPKLERYDNTLFLVLKTVTYLEHDSVANAREIVETGEIMIFVGPGFVVTVRHGEHGGLADVRKRLDASPAILALGPYAVMHAIADHVVDSYLEVVDSVETDIDAMEEDVFSPHTQTNIESIYLLKREVVELRRAVGPLTLALQRMMSDHDDLISVEVQRYMGDVLDHNTQAADRITSYDEVLSSLVQAAVGKVAMQQNTDMRKISAWVAIAAVPTAIAGIYGMNFEYMPELKQVWGYPAILLLMATVCTLLYRTFRRNRWL, encoded by the coding sequence ATGCCGTCGTTTCGCTCGCTGCCGCCGTCGCTGCGACCCGTGGCGAAGTCGAAGTCGGGAGGATTCGACGCCGACTCCATCCATGTGCCGGTGGCCCGTGCGACGGTCGACTGCGGAATCTACTGCGAGGGCGCCAGGCTGCCGGGCAAATACACCCATGGGGCGGCCCAGGACAAGGTGGAGGAGCTGCGGGGAGAGGGCAGAGACGCGTTCGTGTGGTTCGGTCTACACGAACCCGACGATCATCAGATGCAGGCGGTCGCCGACGAATACGGCCTGCACCCGCTGGCCGTCGAGGACGCCGTGCACGCGCACCAGCGGCCCAAGCTGGAACGCTACGACAACACCCTGTTCCTGGTGCTCAAGACGGTGACCTATCTGGAGCACGACTCGGTGGCCAACGCCCGCGAGATCGTCGAGACCGGCGAGATCATGATCTTCGTCGGACCGGGTTTCGTGGTGACCGTCCGGCACGGCGAACACGGCGGGCTGGCCGACGTCCGCAAGCGACTCGACGCCTCTCCTGCCATTCTCGCGCTTGGCCCGTACGCGGTCATGCACGCGATCGCCGACCACGTCGTCGACAGCTACCTCGAGGTCGTGGATTCCGTCGAGACGGACATCGACGCGATGGAAGAGGACGTCTTCTCGCCGCACACCCAGACCAACATCGAGAGCATCTATCTGCTCAAGCGCGAGGTTGTCGAACTACGCAGGGCGGTCGGCCCGCTGACGCTGGCGCTGCAGCGGATGATGAGCGATCACGACGACCTGATCTCGGTGGAAGTGCAGCGCTACATGGGCGACGTGCTCGACCACAACACCCAGGCCGCCGACCGGATCACAAGCTACGACGAGGTGCTCAGCTCGCTGGTGCAGGCCGCGGTAGGCAAGGTGGCGATGCAGCAGAACACCGACATGCGCAAGATCTCGGCGTGGGTGGCCATCGCCGCCGTGCCCACCGCGATCGCAGGCATATACGGGATGAACTTCGAATACATGCCGGAGTTGAAGCAGGTGTGGGGATATCCCGCGATACTGCTGCTGATGGCGACCGTGTGCACGTTGCTCTACCGCACCTTCCGGCGCAACCGCTGGCTGTAG
- a CDS encoding suppressor of fused domain protein, which produces MIDVLAAVRAHLREQFAGAGITAEPDSASVTFLGTETIDVLRFGPTSDGVTHYVSLGCSRHPMLDPGELVTDVLHGPRAEVTVALRGASPRGLSRSIAIVAAAPAVEGLILEPDALIGLETPLWEGASFTAFLLGRSDIGEVALTAPLPPVAVLSATPITATEAAWVRLKGADAMREAWGQDGVDVLDPRRRAAKPT; this is translated from the coding sequence GTGATCGACGTCCTGGCCGCCGTTCGCGCACATCTGCGCGAGCAGTTCGCCGGGGCCGGCATCACGGCCGAACCCGACTCGGCCAGCGTCACGTTCCTGGGCACCGAGACGATCGACGTGCTGCGGTTCGGCCCGACCTCCGATGGCGTCACCCACTATGTCTCGCTGGGGTGTTCGCGTCACCCGATGCTTGATCCCGGCGAACTGGTGACCGACGTGCTGCACGGCCCGCGGGCCGAGGTGACGGTCGCATTACGCGGTGCATCCCCGCGCGGCCTGTCCCGGTCGATCGCGATTGTCGCCGCTGCGCCGGCGGTCGAGGGGCTGATCCTTGAGCCCGACGCACTCATCGGCCTCGAGACACCGCTGTGGGAGGGCGCCTCGTTCACGGCATTCCTGTTGGGGCGTAGCGACATCGGCGAGGTCGCGCTGACCGCACCGTTGCCGCCGGTGGCGGTGCTATCGGCCACGCCGATCACCGCGACCGAAGCGGCGTGGGTCCGGCTCAAGGGCGCCGACGCGATGCGCGAGGCGTGGGGACAGGACGGGGTCGACGTACTGGACCCACGGCGGCGAGCCGCCAAACCGACCTGA